TTTGGGGCTTCGCCAGCGCACTCAACTAGCCCGAGATCAGAAAGCTGACTTTTTTGTATCGATACATGCTGATGCGTTTACGAGTCCTAGACCTCAGGGAAGCTCTGTCTATGCGCTTTCCCAGCGAGGTGCAACGTCTGAAACGGCTCAATGGCTGGCCGATAGCGAAAATCGCTCCGACCTGATTGGTGGCGTCGACGGCAACCTTTCCTTACGTGACAAAGACCAAGTACTACGAGGTGTGTTGCTAGATCTCACTATGACCGCGACATTAAACGATTCGCTGTCTATCGGTGGCCAAGTACTGGACCAGTTGGGTCGTATCAACCGTCTCCATAAATCTCGCGTTGAGCAAGCCGGGTTCATGGTGCTGAAGTCGCCAGATATTCCGTCGCTTCTTATTGAGGTTGGCTTTATCTCTAACCCTGATGAAGAGCGTCGCCTGCGTGATCCTGTCCATCAGCGCGGATTATCAACGGCCATTTTCAATGGATTGCGTGATCATTTCGAGCGTAATCCGCCGCCCGCGAGCCTACTGGCGTGGCAGCGCGATAACCAGCGTCGCCCTAGCGGTAACGAATACCGTATCCAATCGGGAGATACGCTGTCAGCTATTGCAGTGCGCCATGGCGTGCCGGTGAATCAGCTTAAACAGGCTAATGATATTAACGGTGACGTTATCCGTGTTGGCCAGGTGTTACGCATTCCACGTTCATGATCATAAATTCTCGAGGTGACGGTTGTCTGAATTGATCTCTTCGCCAACGCGCATTCATGTGCTTGACCCTCGTTTGGCGAACCAAATCGCCGCGGGGGAAGTTGTCGAGCGCCCTTCATCAGTGACGAAGGAACTGATTGAGAACGCTATTGATGCTGGCAGTCAGCGAATTGAAGTGGAAATAGAGCAAGGCGGCGCCCGGCTTATTAAAGTTCGCGATGATGGTATTGGTATTGGCGAACAAGACCTGCCACTGGCGCTTGCCCGCCACGCGACCAGTAAAATCAATAGTCTTGAAGATCTAGAGGGCGTGAGTTCGCTGGGATTTCGTGGCGAAGCGTTGGCCTCGATCAGTTCTGTCTCGCGGCTGGAGCTAATCTCTAATGCTGAAGAAGACCCCCGCCAAGGGTGGAGAGTGGTTGCTGAAGGACGTGGTATGGAGGCGCGCGTAACGCCTGCTCCCCACCCCCGTGGTACCAGTGTTGCAGTACGGGACCTGTTTTTTAATACGCCTGCGCGGCGCAAATTTTTACGTACCGAAAAAACAGAATTTGCCCATGTTGAAGAAGCTTTTCGACGCCAGGCGCTATCGCGTTACGACGTAGCCTGGGTGCTTCGTCATAACCAGAAAGTGGTTCATCAATTGCCACCGGGTGTGACGCCAGCCGCTCGCGAGCGGCGTATCGCTTCGCTATTAGGTAAAAACTTTATTGAGCATGCCCGCTACATAGAGCGAGAAGCGGGTGGGTTGCGCATCAGTGGCTGGGTTGGTTTGCCCACGCACTCTCGCTCCCAAGCAGATCAGCAGTATTTCTTTGTCAACGGACGTGTGGTGCGTGACCGTTTGGTAGCCCATGCCGTTCGTCAGGCTTATCGCGACGTGTTGTATAACGGTCGTCATCCAGTGTTTGTGCTTTACCTGGAGCTTGATCCAGACGTCGTCGACGTCAACGTGCATCCAACAAAGCATGAAGTGCGTTTTCGCGATGGTCGGATGGTGCACGACTTTCTTTACTCTAGCCTGCATCATTGTCTCGCTTCTTCTAAGCCTGCTGAAGAAGAACAGAACATGTCTCATGGGCACGAGGATGACGTAACAGACGCCCCAGGTAGTGCTGGCGAGGTCGATGTTCAAACGCCAGCTCCCCGCTGGCAGCAGCAGGGCATGGCGCTATCAGACTCCCCTGACCGCCACCCTGGGGCAGAGCGAGTTCGCCGCTTCATGCAGGGCTATCAAGCACTGCATCCAGATCATGAAGAGTCGCTATTAACGCCGCAGCCGAGTTCGCCAAGCATCAGCACATCAAAAGCGACGGAAGTTCGTGAGGCTCCGCTGGCGATGCCCGAGCATGATGCAACCGCGGCACCTCCGTTGGGCTTTGCGCTGGGGCAGTTGCACGGTGTTTATATTTTGGCGCAAAACGCTCAGGGGTTGGTGCTCGTAGACATGCACGCTGCTCACGAACGAATTGTCTACGAGCGTATGAAAAATCAGTTGGCTGCAGCGAATGGGATTGATACGCAGCCGCTGCTGGTGCCTGTTTCCTTGGCCGCAAGCCGGGCGGAAGTAGCAACGGCGGAAAGCGAACGCGACGCCATTGCCCAGTTAGGCGTTGAGCTAGACGTGGCAGGCCCGGAAACCTTGTTAGTCCGACAATTACCAGCCCTTTTGGCTCAGGCAGATCCAGAAGCCCTGATACGTCAAATGCTCGAAGAGCTGGCGCGGTTTGGACGAACTCATCAGGTTGAAGCACGTATTCATGAGCTACTGTCGACCATGGCATGCCATGGTAGTGTCCGTGCGAATCGGCGCTTAACCATTGATGAAATGAACGCCCTGCTGCGAGATATGGAGCGCACTGAGCGAAGCGACCAGTGCAACCATGGTCGCCCAACCTGGACGCAAATGAGCATGAAGGCACTCGACCGCCTGTTCTTACGTGGACAATAGTTGCGTGGTCAGTGAAGACAACAAATGGAGTGCTGAGAGCAGATGGTTGACACACGCCCCTGGGCGATTTTTTTAATGGGGCCCACGGCAGCCGGTAAAACCGACACGGCGATGGCCTTGCACGAGCGTTTGGGGCATGAGCTGATCAGCGTAGACTCCGCGATGGTATACCGCGGAATGGACATTGGCAGTGCCAAACCGAGTGCTGCTGAGTTGGCGCGTGCACCGCATCGTTTGATTGATATTCGTGAACCGGCTGAGCCGTATTCGGCCGCTGATTTTCGTGAAGATGCGCTGCAGGAGATGCGGCAAATCAGCGCGGCTGGCAGCGTGCCATTATTGGTCGGCGGGACGATGCTCTACTTTAAGCGTCTGGTGGAGGGCGTTGCTAATTTGCCCGCTGCAGACGCTGCCATACGTCAACAGTTGGAAGCTGTGAGACAGAATAAAGGGTTAGCTGCGCTGCATCGTATGCTGGCTGAAGTGGATGTCGTTTCAGCGCAGCGAATTCATCCCAATGATCCACAGCGCCTAATGCGCGCACTTGAAGTATATTATGTCAGTGGGCGTCCTATGAGTGAGCTATGGGCGGAACAGCAGCCAGAAACCTTTCCCTGGCGGGTGTTGTCGATAGCGTTAGCACCTAGTGATCGACAATTGCTACACAACCGCATTGCTGTGCGTTTCAAAACAATGTTGGCTGAGGGCTTGATAGATGAAGTTGCCGCCCTCAAACAACGCCCTGATATCCATCTTGGCTTGCCAGCGATGAAGAGTGTTGGCTATCGTCAGGTATGGGAGTATTTAGACGGTAAGTACGACGAAAACGAGTTAATTGAACGTGGCGTGATAGCAACTCGCCAGCTCGCTAAGCGGCAGCTTACGTGGTTAAGAAGTTGGCCGTCGCTTACGTGGGTAGACTCGCAGCAGCCCGACGTGTTGGATAAGGTGCTGAAATTCGTGCGTGAAAGCGGTGCTTAGCGTAAGATAGTGATTTCGTAAGCAAGTGTTTTCGAGTGGCCGGCTGGCTCTTTTGACAACACCAGGCCTTTCGGGCAACAAGATTGCGGCGCAGCACCAGTAGGGCGCGCCATTTATAACCAACCCCAACGACAGTTTTAGGGAGAGCAACATGTCCAAAGGGCAGTCCCTTCAAGACCCGTACCTGAACATTTTGCGCAAGGAGCGCATTCCGGTCTCTATTTTCCTGGTGAACGGCATTAAGTTGCAGGGCCAGATTGAATCATTTGACCAGTTTGTCATTTTATTGCGCAATACCGTCAGTCAGATGGTTTATAAACACGCTATTTCCACGGTAGTGCCTTCGCGCAATGTGCGTTTGCCGGCACAAGATCCAGCCGCGCCTGACGCGGACATCTAACACCGCTGGATAGCTAGAGAGTCCACGAGGTATTGATTGTTTTTTGAGCGCCCAGATGCCGGTGAAACGGCAGTACTTGTTCACGTTGATTTTCATGATGAGCAAGCACGTGAAGACCCGGGTGAGTTCTTAGAGCTCGTGCGCTCTGCTGGCGCAGAGCCTGCGACATTACTCACCGCTAGCCGACAGCGCCCTGATTCCCGAACATTTATCGGGTCAGGCAAGTTGGAGGAGCTGCGAGCATTGCTCGCAGCTCACCAAGCCGAACTGGTGATCTTCAACCACAGCCTAAGCCCCTCCCAAGAGCGCAATCTTGAGCATGAACTCAAGTGTCGAGTACTCGATCGTACTGGTTTAATACTCGATATCTTCGCGCAACGGGCACGAACCCATGAGGGTAAGCTGCAGGTAGAGCTTGCCCAGCTTGAATATATGTCCACTCGCCTAGTACGCGGTTGGACCCACTTAGAGCGTCAAAAGGGCGGTATCGGTTTACGCGGCCCTGGCGAAACGCAGCTAGAAACCGACCGTCGTTTGTTACGCGGGCGCATTAAATCTATCCATAAACGGCTAGATAAAGTACGCAGCCAGCGTGATCAAAACCGTCGCGCCCGTTCACGCGCTGAAATTCACAGCGTTTCATTAGTTGGCTACACCAATGCCGGTAAATCGACGCTGTTTAACGCGCTTACCAATGCCAAGGTGTATGCGGCTGATCAGCTATTTGCCACGCTTGACCCAACACTTCGTCGCCTCGAAATCGAAGACGTAGGTCCTGTGGTGATGGCTGATACAGTAGGTTTTATTCGCCATTTGCCACACAAGTTGGTTGAAGCTTTCCGAGCGACGCTTCAGGAGGCTGCAGAGGCATCTCTATTGGTGCATGTAATTGATGCTGCTGATCCAGACCGCGATGTTAACGTTGAACAAGTCGATCGTGTGCTTAAAGAGATAGGCGCGGATAGCGTGCCAGTGCTCAAAGTCATGAATAAAATCGACCGGTTAGACAGTGCGCCACGAATTGAGCGAGATGGCCACGGCGTCCCCGAGGTTGTGTGGCTTTCTGCACAGCAGGGGAAAGGCCTTGATTTGCTGCATGAGGCACTAACCGAGCGTTTAGCGAATGATGTTATTGGCTTCTCGCTTACACTATCGCCGGAACAAGGTAAGCTTCGTGCTGGCTTGCATGAACTGAACGCAGTTCGTGAAGAATATTTTGATGAGCAAGGGCAGTCTGTTTTAGACGTACGCTTGCCTAGACGCGATTTTAATCAGCTAATGGCTCAACTTGGTGAGCGTGCCAATACCTACTTACCCGTCGCTTTACGCGAAATTGACGAATGGTAGCCAAGCAGGCTGCATAGCGTATGTAAATCGTGTATATGTGAACTTAGGTAGAAGTATGGTACAAGATTTATATAGTAATAATATTAAAAGCACCGGCCTCGCTAACCGTGAGGCTAAGTGCAGGTGAACACCTTAGTGGAGAAGAAGTATGGCCTGGAATGAGCCTGGTGGTGGCAACCAGCACGACCCCTGGAGCAGTGGTGGCCGACGTGGTAATAACGACGGTGATCGCGGCGGAAACAACGGTGGAGGTAATAATGGTGGCAATAATCAAGGTCCTCCCGACCTCGATGAAGCACTAAAGAAATTCCAAGATAAGTTAAACGGAATGTTGGGTGGTAGTGGCAAGAAAGGCCGTGGCGGTAACGGGAGTGGTAAAAGCGGTGGTGGTAAGCCGCGTAACTCTCTCGCGCTACCTGGCCTGCTGGTCATTGTCGCTTTAGCTATTTGGGCAGCGTCCGGTTTTTACCTGGTCGATCAGTCTGAGCGTGGTGTTGTGCTGCGTTTTGGTGAGTATCAGGGCATCGTAGATCCTGGTCTACAGTGGAATCCGCCGCTAATCGATGATGTTCGTATGGTGAACGTGACGCGTGTCCGGTCCGTTTCTCAAACGCAGTCTATGCTGACGCGTGACGAAAACATCGTCGAAGTGGAAATTTCTGCTCAGTATCAAGTGGCCAATCCCCGTGATTTCGTATTGAATTTACGTGATCCAGCACTTTCTATCGAAAATGCGTTGGATTCTGCGCTACGCCACGTTGTCGGCGGCACCGACATGATCGACATTTTAACCTCTGGTCGTGAAATTCTTGGTAGCTCTGTGGCAAGCCGACTCCAATCCTATTTGGATGCCTACGGCGCCGGTATTCGTCTGCAGACAATTAACATTGAGTCCACCTCAGCGCCAGCGCCCGTTATCGATGCTTTCGATGATGTAATCCGCGCACGTGAAGATCGTCAGCGTACGATCAACGAAGGTATGGCCTACGCCAATGCGATTATCCCAGCAGCACAAGGTCAAGCGCAGCGTGTGGTTGAGCAGGGCCAAGGTTATCGGGAATCGGTGGTAGCTGAAGCGCAAGGTCAGGCTAACCGCTTTAATGCGTTGTTAACCGAGTATCGCAACGCGCCTGACATCATGCGTGAGCGTATGTATCTAGATGCAATTGAAGAAGTCTTTGGAAATACTCCCAAAGTGTTGTTGGATGTAAGTGAAAATGCTCCCTTGATGTACTTGCCGTTGGATCAAATGCGCGGCACAAGCTCGGGTAGTGACAGTGCATCTTCCAGCAATAGCAGCAGCGGTGAGTCGATCGATCCACGAGTGCTGGATTCATTGCGGGGTAACCAAGGCAGTTCTTCATCCTCGTCATCAAGTAATCCCATTCGCAGGGAGGGCCGCTAAATGATTAATAATCGATCCCTGCTAATCGTAGGTGGCTTGGCCGCTGTGGCCTGGCTGGCGAGTAACAGCCTGTATGTTGTGGATGAAACCGAGCGTGCTGTGAAACTGCGTTTTGGTGAAGTCATCGAAGAGAATATTCAGCCAGGGCTGCATGTCAAAGTCCCGATCGCGCAAACGATCCGTAAGTTTGATACGCGTCTGCTGACACTTGATACTGATACCAGTCGTTATCTGACACTTGAGCAGAAAGCGGTTATTGTCGATTCTTATGTTAAATGGCAGGTGATTAATCCCACGCGCTACTACGAAGCTACAGCCGGTGATGAATTAATGGCAATTCGTCTGATTCAGCCGCGTGTCGATGAAAGCTTACGTAACGAGTTTGGTCGCTTAAATCTTCAGGAAATTATTGCCGAACGTCGCGATGATCTGATGACAGGCCCAACCGCTGATCTTGACGCGTTGATGCGCGATGAGCTGGGTGTGGCGATTCGGGATATTCGTATCAAGCGTATCGACTTGCCAGAAGACGTGTCGGCTGCGGTATTCGACCGGATGCGCTCTGAGCGTGAGCGTGAAGCTCGCGAATGGCGTGCACAAGGTCAGGAAGAAGCTGAGCGTATTCGCGCTAACGCTGACCGTCGACGTCAGGTGCTGCTTGCCCAAGCCAATGAGCGTTCTGAAACGCTGCGTGGTGAAGGTGACGCAGAAGCCGCCAGGATCTTCTCCCAGGCCTATGGCCAGGATCAGGAGTTCTTCGCTTTCTGGCGTAGTCTGAACGCTTATCGTGAAAGCTTCGCAGGTGATGACAACCTACTGGTGCTTGAGCCAGATAGTGATTTCTTCCGCTATCTGCGCAGCGCTGCTCCCAGTAACGCTGAGTAATATGGATGCAGCCAGCCCCGCTCGGTTATGCAATCCTAGCGGGGTTCATCTGGCGCACAAACGTGATAGACTTAATATTAACCGGGCGTCGCCCGGTTTTTTTGTGGCCCTTATTTCGCTAGCGCTTGTCTATGAACGCCTAAAACGCGTCATAATGTAGCTGCTTGTTTGGGCCTTCATTGTCTCGCAGGATTGTTCACATGACCATCGCTGACCGCTGGCTATTGCCCGACGGCATGGATGAGGTGCTGCCGCCTCAGGCAAGCCGCATGGAAGAGCTGCGCCGTGCGCTGCTTGATCTCTACCATTGCTGGGGCTACGACCAAGTAATGCCACCGCCGGTGGAGTTTTTGGACTCCTTGCTTACGGGCACCGGTACCGATCTAGATCTTCAGACGTTTAAATTAACTGACCAGCTAACGGGCCGAATGATGGGCGCATCTGCCGATGTGACTCCTCAGGTGGCGCGTATGGATGCTCACTCGCTAAAGCGCCAAGGGCCGGTTCGGTTGTGCTACTGCACGAATGTGCTGCGCGCTAAAGCCGACCAGCACCAGGGTGGTCGAAGCCCTGTGCAGGTAGGGGTCGAGCTGTTTGGTCACGCAGGTTTAGAAGCTGACGGCGAAATTATTCATTTGGCACTGGCCAGCTTAAAAGCCGCGGGCGCTGATGAAATTCATTTGGCGCTGGGCCATATTGGCATTTATCGTAGCCTTGTTGAGGCAGCCGCGCTTAGCGATGAGCAGGAGCGGGCGCTGTTTGAAGCACTGGCGCTGAAATCGCCTGGCCAATTAGCTGAGCTAGTTCATCGCAGTGTCAGCGATCCAGCCCTGGCAGATATGCTCATGGCGCTTGGTGAGCTGCATGGTGATGCGAGTGTGTTAAGGCAGGCTCGAGACCGTCTTGCTGGTGCGCCTGCGCCAGTGATGGCGGCACTTGACCAGTTGGAAGCACTTTATAAAGGTGTATTGGCGCGTTTTGACGTTTCGCTCTATTTTGATTTGGCTGAGTTGCGTGGTTATCAATACCACACCGGCATGATGTTTGCCGCCTATGTGCCTGGCTATGGCCATGCATTGGCCAAAGGCGGACGCTATGATGACACTGGCCGTGCTTTTGGCCGTGCGCGTCCGGCGACCGGTTTTTCTATGGATTTAAAACAGTTGGCATCGCTGGCGTTGGCTTCACCCAGCCAGGGTGCTATTTGGGCGCCTGCCCAAGAAGAAGAGTCGCTTAACGCTGCCATTGCTACGCTGCGTGAGCAGGGTGAACGCGTGATTCAAGCGCTGCCTGGGCAGCGTACTGGGCCGGCGGAGCACAGTTGTGACCGCCGTCTTGAGTTTATTGACGGTCGTTGGCAGACAACGACCCTGACACAAGAGACGAGTGCATAATGGGTAAGAATGTCGTAGTCCTGGGTACCCAATGGGGTGATGAAGGCAAAGGCAAGATTGTTGACCTGCTCACCGAGTCAGCCTCTGCAGTGGTGCGCTTTCAAGGCGGTCATAACGCAGGCCATACCTTGGTTATTGACGGTGAGAAAACGGTTCTTCACCTGATCCCCTCTGGTGTGCTGCGTCCAGGTAAAACCTGTGTGATCGGTAATGGCGTAGTGCTGTCGCCTGAAGCGCTGATCAAAGAGATCCGTGAGCTTGAAGAGAAGGGCGTTCCGGTACGTGAGCGCTTGCGCTTGTCACCTGCTTGTCCGCTGATCCTGCCTTACCATGTGCGCTTAGATCAAGCGCGTGAAAAAGCGCGCGGCATTGCTAAGATCGGCACCACTGGTCGTGGAATCGGGCCTGCTTACGAAGATAAAGTAGCACGTCGTGGTCTGCGCTTAGGCGATATGCTCCATCGTGAACGCTTTGCCTCGAAGCTTGGCGAGGTATTGGACTACCACAACTTTGTGTTGGTGAACTATCACGGCGAGCCGGCGGTCGACTTCCAGGAAGTGCTGGACACCGCTATGCAGATGGCCGAAGAGCTAAGACCTATGGTCACTGACACTGTTAGTATGGTGCATGACCTTCGTAAAGCCGGTGAGAACATTCTGTTTGAAGGTGCTCAAGGCTCGCTGCTAGATATCGATCACGGTACCTACCCCTACGTCACCAGTTCTAATACAACGGCTGGCGGAACGGCTACAGGATCGGGTGTTGGTCCGCTTTACTTAGACTACGTGCTGGGTATTACCAAAGCCTATACCACCCGTGTTGGCTCTGGCCCATTCCCGACTGAGCTTTTTGACGACCATGGCCGTCATTTAGCCGAACGTGGGCACGAGTTCGGTGCAACCACCGGCCGCCCGCGCCGTTGTGGTTGGTTTGACGCCGTAGCGTTGCGTCATGCGGTACAGATCAACTCGGTTTCTGGTATTTGCTTAACCAAGCTTGACGTTTTGGATGGCCTGGAAAATATCCGTGTGTGCGTGGGTTATCGCAGCAAGGATGGCGAAGTTCTAGATAATCCGGTGGATTCAGAAGGTTATGAAGCCGTTGAGCCGCTTTACCACGATCTGCCGGGCTGGAAAGAATCTACCTTGGGCGCTAAGCGGGTTGAAGACCTGCCAGCTAACGCTCGTGCTTATATTAGCTTCTTAGAAGAGCAGGTAGGTACCAGCATCGACATTATCTCAACCGGCCCTGACCGTGTTGAAACAATTGTGTTGCGTAACCCGTTTGACGGCTAAGCCAGCATGCATAGATAGACGGTGTGGCTGTGAGTAAGTAGCTGAAACCAGTAATTGAAAAAGGGGCGATTCATTCGCCCCTTTTTTCTTTTAAGCAGCTGTATTGAAACTAAAAGTCGATACCGCGACGGGCCTGAAGGCCATTATTGAAAGCATGTCGGACTTCTTGCATCTCCGTTACTGTATCCGCCATTGCCACCAAATCTCGATGAGCATTGCGTCCAGTAATAATCACGGTTTGTTCTTGCGGTCGATTGACCAGTGCTTGCTTAACCGTATCAATATCTAAATAACCGAACTTCAGCATGTAAGTAATTTCATCCAGTACAACGAGGTAAGTCGCTGGGTCTGCGAGCATTTTTTCAGCCTCTTGCCATACTTCTTGGCAAGCTTTGGTGTCTGCCTCACGGTTCTGAGTGTCCCAGGTAAAGCCTGTGGCCATGATGGCAACGCTGAGATTTGAGTCCTCCTCTAGCCGATTGCGTTCACCACACTCCCATAATCCCTTGATGAACTGTACAACACCGACTTTATAGCCGTAGCCAAGCGAGCGAGTGACGGTACCCCAGGCGGCGGTTGTTTTGCCTTTACCATTACCCGTATTTATTAGTAACAGCCCACGCTGTTCAGTAGCGTTGGCAACTTTCTCGTCAACTCTGGCTTTCAGTTTTTCCATCGACGCTTTGTGACGTGCATCGCGATCGCTCATGGTAAGTGTCCATCGGCAAGTGATTGATTCAATGATGGCTAGGGTAATCCATTCAGCGCCAATTTAATATTGCTAAAGTTTAACTCTTGTATAACTAAGTTGAGTTGCTGTTCAGGTTTTGGAGATGTCGAGATTGGAGCTGGTGAGACACATTATGTAAGAGAATTGGCCGGTTGGGTGCTAGCTGCTCTAGAATAGTGGGTCATGTCTTACTAGGAATTATGCCATGCCCTCATTTGATATTGTTTCAGAGTTTGATCAGCACGAAGCGTCTAACGCTGTCGACCAAGCAAATCGTGAAG
This genomic window from Halomonas sp. TD01 contains:
- the hflX gene encoding ribosome rescue GTPase HflX, giving the protein MFFERPDAGETAVLVHVDFHDEQAREDPGEFLELVRSAGAEPATLLTASRQRPDSRTFIGSGKLEELRALLAAHQAELVIFNHSLSPSQERNLEHELKCRVLDRTGLILDIFAQRARTHEGKLQVELAQLEYMSTRLVRGWTHLERQKGGIGLRGPGETQLETDRRLLRGRIKSIHKRLDKVRSQRDQNRRARSRAEIHSVSLVGYTNAGKSTLFNALTNAKVYAADQLFATLDPTLRRLEIEDVGPVVMADTVGFIRHLPHKLVEAFRATLQEAAEASLLVHVIDAADPDRDVNVEQVDRVLKEIGADSVPVLKVMNKIDRLDSAPRIERDGHGVPEVVWLSAQQGKGLDLLHEALTERLANDVIGFSLTLSPEQGKLRAGLHELNAVREEYFDEQGQSVLDVRLPRRDFNQLMAQLGERANTYLPVALREIDEW
- the miaA gene encoding tRNA (adenosine(37)-N6)-dimethylallyltransferase MiaA yields the protein MVDTRPWAIFLMGPTAAGKTDTAMALHERLGHELISVDSAMVYRGMDIGSAKPSAAELARAPHRLIDIREPAEPYSAADFREDALQEMRQISAAGSVPLLVGGTMLYFKRLVEGVANLPAADAAIRQQLEAVRQNKGLAALHRMLAEVDVVSAQRIHPNDPQRLMRALEVYYVSGRPMSELWAEQQPETFPWRVLSIALAPSDRQLLHNRIAVRFKTMLAEGLIDEVAALKQRPDIHLGLPAMKSVGYRQVWEYLDGKYDENELIERGVIATRQLAKRQLTWLRSWPSLTWVDSQQPDVLDKVLKFVRESGA
- the mutL gene encoding DNA mismatch repair endonuclease MutL, producing MSELISSPTRIHVLDPRLANQIAAGEVVERPSSVTKELIENAIDAGSQRIEVEIEQGGARLIKVRDDGIGIGEQDLPLALARHATSKINSLEDLEGVSSLGFRGEALASISSVSRLELISNAEEDPRQGWRVVAEGRGMEARVTPAPHPRGTSVAVRDLFFNTPARRKFLRTEKTEFAHVEEAFRRQALSRYDVAWVLRHNQKVVHQLPPGVTPAARERRIASLLGKNFIEHARYIEREAGGLRISGWVGLPTHSRSQADQQYFFVNGRVVRDRLVAHAVRQAYRDVLYNGRHPVFVLYLELDPDVVDVNVHPTKHEVRFRDGRMVHDFLYSSLHHCLASSKPAEEEQNMSHGHEDDVTDAPGSAGEVDVQTPAPRWQQQGMALSDSPDRHPGAERVRRFMQGYQALHPDHEESLLTPQPSSPSISTSKATEVREAPLAMPEHDATAAPPLGFALGQLHGVYILAQNAQGLVLVDMHAAHERIVYERMKNQLAAANGIDTQPLLVPVSLAASRAEVATAESERDAIAQLGVELDVAGPETLLVRQLPALLAQADPEALIRQMLEELARFGRTHQVEARIHELLSTMACHGSVRANRRLTIDEMNALLRDMERTERSDQCNHGRPTWTQMSMKALDRLFLRGQ
- a CDS encoding adenylosuccinate synthase, translated to MGKNVVVLGTQWGDEGKGKIVDLLTESASAVVRFQGGHNAGHTLVIDGEKTVLHLIPSGVLRPGKTCVIGNGVVLSPEALIKEIRELEEKGVPVRERLRLSPACPLILPYHVRLDQAREKARGIAKIGTTGRGIGPAYEDKVARRGLRLGDMLHRERFASKLGEVLDYHNFVLVNYHGEPAVDFQEVLDTAMQMAEELRPMVTDTVSMVHDLRKAGENILFEGAQGSLLDIDHGTYPYVTSSNTTAGGTATGSGVGPLYLDYVLGITKAYTTRVGSGPFPTELFDDHGRHLAERGHEFGATTGRPRRCGWFDAVALRHAVQINSVSGICLTKLDVLDGLENIRVCVGYRSKDGEVLDNPVDSEGYEAVEPLYHDLPGWKESTLGAKRVEDLPANARAYISFLEEQVGTSIDIISTGPDRVETIVLRNPFDG
- the hflK gene encoding FtsH protease activity modulator HflK, which translates into the protein MAWNEPGGGNQHDPWSSGGRRGNNDGDRGGNNGGGNNGGNNQGPPDLDEALKKFQDKLNGMLGGSGKKGRGGNGSGKSGGGKPRNSLALPGLLVIVALAIWAASGFYLVDQSERGVVLRFGEYQGIVDPGLQWNPPLIDDVRMVNVTRVRSVSQTQSMLTRDENIVEVEISAQYQVANPRDFVLNLRDPALSIENALDSALRHVVGGTDMIDILTSGREILGSSVASRLQSYLDAYGAGIRLQTINIESTSAPAPVIDAFDDVIRAREDRQRTINEGMAYANAIIPAAQGQAQRVVEQGQGYRESVVAEAQGQANRFNALLTEYRNAPDIMRERMYLDAIEEVFGNTPKVLLDVSENAPLMYLPLDQMRGTSSGSDSASSSNSSSGESIDPRVLDSLRGNQGSSSSSSSSNPIRREGR
- a CDS encoding ATP phosphoribosyltransferase regulatory subunit, which produces MTIADRWLLPDGMDEVLPPQASRMEELRRALLDLYHCWGYDQVMPPPVEFLDSLLTGTGTDLDLQTFKLTDQLTGRMMGASADVTPQVARMDAHSLKRQGPVRLCYCTNVLRAKADQHQGGRSPVQVGVELFGHAGLEADGEIIHLALASLKAAGADEIHLALGHIGIYRSLVEAAALSDEQERALFEALALKSPGQLAELVHRSVSDPALADMLMALGELHGDASVLRQARDRLAGAPAPVMAALDQLEALYKGVLARFDVSLYFDLAELRGYQYHTGMMFAAYVPGYGHALAKGGRYDDTGRAFGRARPATGFSMDLKQLASLALASPSQGAIWAPAQEEESLNAAIATLREQGERVIQALPGQRTGPAEHSCDRRLEFIDGRWQTTTLTQETSA
- the hfq gene encoding RNA chaperone Hfq, whose protein sequence is MSKGQSLQDPYLNILRKERIPVSIFLVNGIKLQGQIESFDQFVILLRNTVSQMVYKHAISTVVPSRNVRLPAQDPAAPDADI
- the cobO gene encoding cob(I)yrinic acid a,c-diamide adenosyltransferase, translating into MSDRDARHKASMEKLKARVDEKVANATEQRGLLLINTGNGKGKTTAAWGTVTRSLGYGYKVGVVQFIKGLWECGERNRLEEDSNLSVAIMATGFTWDTQNREADTKACQEVWQEAEKMLADPATYLVVLDEITYMLKFGYLDIDTVKQALVNRPQEQTVIITGRNAHRDLVAMADTVTEMQEVRHAFNNGLQARRGIDF
- the hflC gene encoding protease modulator HflC, whose product is MINNRSLLIVGGLAAVAWLASNSLYVVDETERAVKLRFGEVIEENIQPGLHVKVPIAQTIRKFDTRLLTLDTDTSRYLTLEQKAVIVDSYVKWQVINPTRYYEATAGDELMAIRLIQPRVDESLRNEFGRLNLQEIIAERRDDLMTGPTADLDALMRDELGVAIRDIRIKRIDLPEDVSAAVFDRMRSEREREAREWRAQGQEEAERIRANADRRRQVLLAQANERSETLRGEGDAEAARIFSQAYGQDQEFFAFWRSLNAYRESFAGDDNLLVLEPDSDFFRYLRSAAPSNAE